The following proteins are encoded in a genomic region of Gammaproteobacteria bacterium:
- a CDS encoding protein O-GlcNAc transferase has translation MPNPVPETGAHTTTPSAIVNFIVESASLFGKGKTRAALDIALQGLIIEPDNAVLLNYYGTFSATLGEDATAEAAYRRAIAAHPHYAEACANLGILLRKQKRFEEAEAAYRRAIAVRPGYANAYYNLAVLLKEQKRFEEAIAAYRHAIIMKSDYTDAYYNLGNLLQEQKRSEEAEAVYRRVIALKPDYANAYYNLGNLLQEQQRLEEAETAYHHAIVVKPDHAEVYSNLGVLLQGQKRFDEAEAAYHHAIEKEPGYANAYYNLGILLKEKKRSIEAEAAYRNALAVKPDYAEAYSNLGVLLQEQMRSEEAEAAYRCAIALKSDYTDAHYNLGNLLQKQKRPVEAESAYRRALVLKPDYANSHYNLGVLLKDQKRPEEAIAAYHRAIALKPDYAEVYSSLGVLLQEQKRWHEAEAAYRRAIEINPDYTDARWNLSLLLLTLGRLQEGWTEFETRYAPGKTEVVMFPPSTGDIPRPPQWQGESFTNQSLLIWPEQGFGDEIQFVRYLPMLRSRGLKRLTLVCKAALKTLYVAQSLADQVISIDDWCPEMVVGFDFWCYLLSLPLHFGTTLNNLPGTIPYLSVAPDKIARWATRLPQTPLRIGLVWKGQPVHQNDINRSLPSLNLLTPLWSVSNPDLAWISLQKGAGEDEVNTIPGPLIHLGSEIGDFSDSAAILSSLDLVICVDTAVAHLAGALGIPCWLLLSDYNTDWRWLEDRVDSPWYPHVMSLFRQTSPGDWEGVVARVVIALKEWIAKAMTNR, from the coding sequence ATGCCTAATCCTGTACCCGAAACTGGCGCCCATACCACGACGCCCTCCGCTATTGTTAACTTTATTGTGGAAAGCGCCAGCCTTTTCGGTAAGGGGAAAACACGGGCGGCGCTCGATATCGCTTTACAAGGGCTGATTATTGAGCCAGATAATGCTGTTCTTTTGAACTATTACGGCACGTTTTCCGCAACACTTGGCGAGGATGCAACGGCTGAGGCTGCCTATCGTCGCGCCATTGCGGCACATCCCCATTACGCGGAGGCCTGCGCCAATCTTGGAATTCTACTCAGAAAACAAAAACGTTTCGAAGAGGCCGAGGCAGCCTACCGTCGTGCTATTGCCGTGAGACCAGGCTATGCCAACGCCTATTATAACCTGGCGGTGTTACTCAAGGAACAAAAACGTTTCGAAGAGGCTATAGCTGCTTATCGTCATGCCATTATAATGAAATCAGACTACACCGATGCCTATTACAATCTGGGCAATCTGCTCCAAGAACAAAAGCGTTCCGAAGAGGCGGAGGCAGTCTATCGTCGAGTTATTGCACTAAAACCGGATTACGCCAACGCTTATTATAACCTGGGTAACCTACTTCAGGAACAACAACGTCTGGAAGAGGCAGAAACTGCATATCATCATGCTATTGTCGTGAAGCCCGATCATGCAGAGGTGTATTCTAATCTAGGAGTGTTGTTGCAAGGGCAAAAACGTTTTGATGAGGCCGAGGCTGCGTATCACCACGCCATCGAGAAAGAACCCGGCTATGCCAATGCCTATTACAATCTAGGCATTCTTCTTAAAGAGAAAAAGCGTTCCATAGAGGCTGAGGCCGCTTATCGTAACGCCCTTGCAGTGAAGCCTGATTATGCTGAGGCCTATTCCAATCTGGGGGTTTTGCTGCAAGAGCAAATGCGTTCAGAAGAGGCCGAAGCGGCTTACCGTTGTGCCATTGCACTAAAGTCTGATTACACCGATGCCCATTACAATCTAGGTAACCTACTTCAAAAGCAAAAACGTCCCGTGGAAGCCGAAAGTGCTTACCGTCGTGCGCTTGTATTGAAACCAGACTACGCCAATTCTCATTATAATCTGGGTGTTCTGCTCAAAGATCAGAAACGTCCCGAGGAGGCCATTGCTGCTTATCACCGTGCGATTGCACTGAAACCCGATTATGCAGAGGTCTACTCCAGTCTGGGAGTTTTATTGCAAGAGCAAAAGCGTTGGCATGAGGCCGAAGCTGCCTACCGTCGTGCTATTGAGATAAACCCCGATTACACTGATGCACGTTGGAATCTTAGTTTGCTTCTGTTAACGCTTGGGCGACTCCAAGAAGGTTGGACGGAATTTGAGACACGTTACGCCCCAGGAAAAACGGAGGTCGTAATGTTTCCTCCCTCGACTGGGGACATCCCTCGTCCACCACAATGGCAGGGCGAGTCCTTCACCAATCAATCACTGCTGATTTGGCCAGAACAAGGATTTGGCGACGAAATACAGTTTGTACGTTATCTCCCTATGCTTAGAAGCAGAGGTTTGAAGCGTCTTACGTTGGTCTGCAAGGCGGCGCTCAAAACACTATATGTGGCGCAATCCCTAGCCGACCAGGTGATCAGTATCGATGACTGGTGTCCAGAAATGGTAGTTGGATTTGACTTTTGGTGTTATCTGCTTAGTCTGCCGCTGCATTTCGGTACTACACTAAATAATCTCCCGGGTACTATTCCCTATCTAAGCGTAGCACCGGATAAAATCGCGCGTTGGGCGACTCGTTTGCCGCAAACGCCACTGCGTATTGGGCTGGTGTGGAAAGGGCAACCGGTTCACCAAAACGATATTAATCGCTCTCTTCCGTCCCTGAATCTTCTCACCCCGTTATGGTCGGTATCCAATCCTGATCTTGCCTGGATTAGTCTGCAAAAAGGGGCAGGCGAGGATGAGGTCAATACGATCCCCGGGCCGCTGATTCACTTGGGTAGTGAGATCGGTGATTTCTCCGATAGTGCTGCTATTCTCAGTTCGCTTGATCTCGTCATCTGTGTCGATACCGCTGTGGCACATTTGGCGGGTGCGCTAGGGATTCCCTGCTGGCTATTGTTATCTGATTACAATACCGATTGGCGTTGGTTGGAAGATCGCGTTGATTCTCCCTGGTACCCACACGTAATGTCTCTGTTTCGCCAAACCTCTCCGGGAGATTGGGAGGGTGTGGTGGCACGGGTTGTGATCGCACTGAAGGAATGGATAGCCAAGGCCATGACCAATAGATAA